The Candidatus Fermentibacter sp. DNA window CACACCTTGACATCCTGCACGCCTGTGCACTAAGGTGCCCGGCGTTGATGCCGTCAGCGGACTGGAGCCAGCGGAGGCGCGAGCCATGTTGAACGACCGGGCGCGAGAGATCCTCTCCTACATCCGGAGCTTCCAGCAGGAGCACGGCCTTCCCCCCACGATCCGCGAGATCGGCAAGGCCGCCGGAATCTCGTCCACCAACGGTGTGCGCTACTACCTCACCATGCTCGAGCGGGCCGGCTACCTGAAGCGCCGGGGCAAGGTCTCGCGCGGGAACAGCCTGCTCTCCTCTGCGCCGCGGCCGGGCGTGCCGCTGCTGGGTCGCGTGGCCGCCGGCGCGCCCATCCTCGCGGAGGAGAACGTCGAGGACACGCTCGACGTGGGCGAGGTCTTCGGCGACACGAGCGGCTCGTTCGCGCTGCGCGTGCGCGGGGACAGCATGATCGACGCGGGCGTGCTCGATGGCGACGTGGTCATCGTGCGGCAGCGCGACCAGGCGAGGTCCGGCGACATGGTGGTCGCTCTCCTCGGCGACGAGGCGACCGTGAAGTACTACCGCCCGCGCGGCGACCGCATCGAGCTGGTGCCGGCGAACTCGAGGTACGAGCCGATCCGGGTGACGTCCGAGACCGAGTTCAGGGTCCTGGGCGTCGTGACCGGAGTGCTCCGCACCGTCGGCTGACGGGGCCCCACCCCCGGCATCGGCCAGGCGGTCCCCCGGACACAAGGGTCGAATCCTTGCATGGCCAGAGGCATCCACAGGTCTGTGGCCGTAGTGCACGGATGTTCAGCATCAGAGGAGGAAGCGAGATGAACTTCAGCCTCCCCCACGAGATCGACGAGGCGCTGCGCGGCCGCTGGGAGCCCGTCTACCGCAGCCACCTCCATTACGCCATCAGTTGGAGCACCCGCGGCCGCCGCCAGGTTCTCCGTGCCCGCCATGCCCGCACGCTGAGGGAGCTGATCCAGAAGGCGTGCGATGAGCTCGGTTTCTCCATGGTCGAGTTCGCCGCCACCACCGACCATGTCCACCTGCTCCTCGGCCTGCGTCCCACGCAGAGCGTGGCCAGCGCCGTCCGCCAACTGAAGGGCCGGACCGGCCTGGCCCTGCTCGAGGCCTACCCGGAGCTGCGGGTCTGGCTCCGCGGCAACCTGGTCTGGGACGAGCCCTACTCGGTCGAGACGGTGAGCGCCCTTCGGGTCGGGAAGGTCGCCGAGCGGATCCGTACCCTCCACGCCGCCGACGAGGACCTCGCCGCGGCGAGCTAGCAGGATTCCGAGAGCCGGGTCCGGTCGTCTGGGAGGCGGGGGCGCCCGTAGGGTCCAGGAGCGCCCAGCCGGTCGGCCGATCAGGTGCCCGGGGGCGTCCCCCAGGTCCGGCTGCCCGTCCAACGACCCCCGGCGATGAGGCCGGTCTTCGGGTGCCGACCCTCCTCGGCCCGACTCGATCGGGAGAATCTTGGCGACTGGAGACCCACCTCCGCGGGGTGCCCGAACGGACCCTGATCGGGTGCGTCACAGGGTGCCGGGAGGGATTCAGAATCGGGCGCCTCACGTGGTGCCGGGAGGGGTCCAGAACCCGGTGCGTCAGGGTGCCGTGGGAGTCCAGAATCGGGCGCATCGCGGGGTGCCGGGGGGCCACCAATCGGGTGCCACGAGTGGTGCCCGGATGGACCCCGAGGGTGTGCCTACCCGGGTCCCCAGGAGGCCCTGTCTGACTCCCATCGGGGCGACCGATCCAACCTCGATGGAGCGTCCCCCCGGGCGCCTGCTCCAAGTCCGAGAGGGTGCCCCGTGCGGTGTCCGGGCCCGACCGATTCGGCCCACGCCGAGGTGGCTCGACGGGCCATCTTCGGAGGCGCCGGGGAAGACCTCGGACGCCACGAAACTGGACCGCCTCCGAGGAGCGACCGGCGCTCATTCCGGGGGTTCGTCCCGGGGTCGGCCGAGGGATGCCGCGGCTCGCCGGCGAACCGGTTTCCCGGGACCAGAACGCCCCTCGGTGACCACTCGAACCCCGTGGAGGAGCTGGCGACGTGTCGCTGAAGATTCACGATATTTCGTGATGGGCATGCCACGAAACCGTTTCTTTTTTCAGACGCCGGATCGATTCACGGCTCCGTAGGCTCACGAAATATCGTGACCGCCGTCCCGGCCACTTCTCCTTTGACTCCGTGTCCGGAAGCCGGGGCCGATACCGTGCGCGCGCATGGCCCCCGGAGGGTGAGGATCGGACTCAGAGGAGGGGCGTTCTGACCACCCGTTTCGACCACTCGCGCGAGCCGCGACGCAGCCTCAGGACGACCTTGGTTCCGGGGTCGCCCTCGAGCCTCCGGCTGGCCTCGACGACGTCGCTCGCGGCCACACGGAAACCATCCACGGAGAGCAGTTCGTCCCCCGGCCGGATGCCTGCCTGGGAGGCCGGCGAGCCG harbors:
- the lexA gene encoding transcriptional repressor LexA, translated to MLNDRAREILSYIRSFQQEHGLPPTIREIGKAAGISSTNGVRYYLTMLERAGYLKRRGKVSRGNSLLSSAPRPGVPLLGRVAAGAPILAEENVEDTLDVGEVFGDTSGSFALRVRGDSMIDAGVLDGDVVIVRQRDQARSGDMVVALLGDEATVKYYRPRGDRIELVPANSRYEPIRVTSETEFRVLGVVTGVLRTVG
- the tnpA gene encoding IS200/IS605 family transposase → MFSIRGGSEMNFSLPHEIDEALRGRWEPVYRSHLHYAISWSTRGRRQVLRARHARTLRELIQKACDELGFSMVEFAATTDHVHLLLGLRPTQSVASAVRQLKGRTGLALLEAYPELRVWLRGNLVWDEPYSVETVSALRVGKVAERIRTLHAADEDLAAAS